Part of the Micropterus dolomieu isolate WLL.071019.BEF.003 ecotype Adirondacks linkage group LG17, ASM2129224v1, whole genome shotgun sequence genome is shown below.
ggaggaggaaacaagggaagaggaagggagacaaGGAAAGAGCAAACAAGGACATGAAACAAGGAAACAGAgaagagggaaaacaaatgAGGAATGAAATGAGGAAACAAGGATGTGAAACATGGTAACAAGGAAAGAGGGGAGacaaggaaagaggagagagcaACCAAGGACATGAAACAAGGAAACAGAGAAGAGGGAAAACAAGGATATGAAATGAGGAAACAAGGAGGGGAAACAAGGGAACAGGAAAGAGCAAACAAGGATGTGAAACATGGTAACAAGGAAAGAGGGGAGacaaggaaagaggagagacaaggaaagaggagagagcaACCAAGGACATGAAACAAGGAAACAAGCAGAGGAGAAAATGAGCGAAGAAAGGAAACAACGAAAAAGAAGAGAGCAAACAAGGACATGAAACGAGGGAAGACGAGAGAAGGAGTGAGGACagtagaggagaggagacaaggaaatgaaataaagagAGTCAGCATTAGAGGATCGAGATCCCCGATTGGTTCTTTAGTGTGTGATGTTAATCAGCTGATGCAGATTCTCAGTCGTGTTTCAGTTAATGGAGGAGAAGTAACGAGGACACTGCTGTGTGTCGTCATGGAGACGTGATCGCAGCAGCAGTTTGCGTCTCAGCAGGTCGTCCTCTGACCGCAGGAGGTCCGATCCTCCGACCCCCGAACCTGAAGACCTCTGATCAAACTTAGAAGTACATTATTTACTGCGGTGCATTCAGGGGAAATACTACATCACTACATTTtcctgacagctttagttagttGTTGCTttacaaattaattttacaGTTAATTACAGTTTTCCAAACTCTGCACACAGTCAGCAGCAGTCAGCGTGACTAAACTGTAAAAtgcatttcacatttcaaactCAACCCTCACCAAACCTCTGTGTATTTTCACTGCATTTACCACATGTACATGCCCCTGTCCACCAGAGCGTTGttttctgacgccagcgtcttttttcaattcatcgCAATGGGAGCGCCGTGTTTTTACAAGCCGGTAAAAACGgcagcagcgtgacgaggcgctgagcgtctTTTCCATTCTGAGCGTTTTTTTCCGGTCGCCGTGAGtttcaaaatgttcaactttgggaaaaacgttGCGCTCGTCACTTTTTAgtgtccaatcacagtagaggagggggcaaggggcgggacaaataccACACCGTAGCAACGGTTTGTCAAAGCAGGAGTGAGCCCAAACGCATGACACTGTGAGCTGAGACTGAGATCCAGGGTTTATTAATCCCAAGCACGACTAACAGAACTCACGGGAACAGGAAACTGGTAACATCCCAGAGCAGCAACTGGTAGATCACCAAGAACTGcaaccaacaatgaaaacagactgaagcggggattaaagagaacacagagcagacacaagcaaaataacacagaagtacacagaccaggagtaaactaaagtacaggactaagaactaagacactAAGATAccagacaagacagatactaagtaacttaaagatggCGATGAATAATAATcataaaggctacacagagactaaagctgaatgatcaaaatcagattaagtaatgaaactggcagagaacataaattgacatctagcaaacagacagaactcaagcatgatggtacagaaactaatacatgagaCTGGAACAGGACTAAGATCAGGAAAATACCACAACACCAGCTGACGGATAATAACcagataaacaacaacatagaCTACATGACAGATACAGGCACACAGCGAGACACGGTTATGATGTTGGGGCCGGGCTTCGTCCAACCTCAGCTCTCGGACCAAACGGTGGTAGGCTACCCTCCGAGATGCCCGCTAGCGCTCCCCGCTgggcgttttcagaagagcagctgaccgttttgttttgttctggaACAGATAGTTTCGAATCAATTTGAATACGTCACTAACTCATGCGTGCAGGTTACGCTTTGCATTGTGGGACATCTCCATCACAACAGCGACATTAAAATGAATAGCGGGTTGACTTGGTGCTGCGAGGAGCTGAAACGCCTCATAGATATTTGGTCAGAACAACACATCTcatgacgcttttatccaacgcgacttacaattactatacatgtcagaggtcacacgcctctggagcaacgaggggttaagtgtcttactcagggtCTCAatggtgggaatcgaacccaggtctccaaaggcaagcatcttatctatgcgccatcaccacccccatcTCCCAGATGTTGGACGCCACAAGAACAAGTCTACAAAATGGTTAGGGATAAAATGAAAGAGAGGGGTTGTGCCGCGCAAAAAAACTCTGACAGCAGTACATTATATAACACATTAACCACAACAACATACCGCAACAAATTAGCAGAATACGCTGCTGAAGCTCCACGTTGACGAGCGATCTTTTGGCGTTGGTTGCCAGGCAACACATTCATTTGTTCCAGTTCATGGGTCGGCTGTGTTCTCACTGCAAACGAACCGCTCCAGGGACCAGAGACCACCTCTTCTGGGAGATCTCGGCCCGGTTGTTTTGATCCGGATCAGAGTGCGATTGTTGTGTTCACATATTTCCAAACGAACCGGGCCAAAGGAACAGCGTTTCAGAACAGCGTCTCCAATCGacgcaggtgtgaaagcaccctcaCATTTGACGAACAACATACGAGCATCAGTAAAGTAAGAGATCCGCGAGTGACGATAGATGCTAGTTAGAGCAGCAACAAATGCTACCTGTTTACGTACTAttgaatttattaaattaaagaagTCAAAATGCATAAacctctatttttttttattccatattcattattatttgtgCAGCACCTTTCACACAGAAGCAGTCAAAAGCGTTTAGAAATGCAACTTAAAAATACAATCAAAAGCAAAATGAagtcaaatataacaaaatcagctttttaaaaatgtgataaaatgaaataaaatacaaatagataaaaataataatagagcAGAAATAAAGTGACTGACAGCATGAGAcgttgtttaatgtttaaatgtttagttGAAGTtcagtctctcctctctgctctgttcgTTAACTCAGATCAACAGGCTGAACCAGAAAACGGACAGCCGCTGTAATCTGTCCAGACACGGAGCCATTTCCCTGGTAACAGCGTTGGACAGGTGTGAAATGTGTCCCGTCGCCTGCTGTTAGCTAGCTGACAGCTGAAGCCCCGCCTCCTCCGCGGTCGGTGGTGACGGCTCACTGCGTCTGGAGACAGGAGGCTGATGGTGATGTTGCCGTGGTCACCAGGTGTGGCGGTGGGTGTGGTTTCTTATGATGGGATTTACGTTTTGAGTGTCAACCTCGAATTATTTTAGTGTACATGGACATAAAGAAGTCACAAATAATGAAAACTCAGCCTGGGGTagtctatattatataaagatattaaaagaggaccagatgttgacagttttcaacCTTTTTGTTGatggattaaaaaaatttaatgatttaatgacaaaaaactTGTAGTGAAAAAATACAAAGTTAggttttttactgctgaatttacaattgccattagaataaatacatttattataaagtactCATTTCGTCCGacgagcacgtgaatgcacagtgagccgttggttgcaattctcaaccctcaccactagatgtcactaaaacctTTAAGCTTACCCATCAACTCCGAGGACACAATgtccacctgctgcctgatAGATCCCACctactgacaggtgccatgttattcacttcacctgtcagtggtcataatgttatggctgatcggtgttTGAGTTCCTCTGGTCTAGAAAACGGTACGCATGTTTATTACATTAAGTAATTAAaagaagatttttaaaaaataaatgcctCCCGTCATCTTCCAACAGCCGCTGCTTCCAgaaaatttgaattgaatttctgtttatactttattttacgttaaaaaacaattattacaTGTAAGTATATTAACATACAGTCCTTACTGGTGGTTTTTATGAATCTGAAgtatatgaaaaagaaaacaacgaGAACCTACTGAACAATATTGATTCCTTAAGAAACAAGAGACCGCTTAGTTCATAGGTGTCATTCACACTGGGGACGCTGAGGACACGTCCCCACcgctttttgaaagcatttgctaaaagttttctgaaaattagcaacaagaaatgttaaataaaaaataaaaattctgaatcggaaaggtttacttgcacaacaggaaaacatgaaatgaaatgtaaatatagaagaaacagatctgcattgaccaaaaaaagtaacttgctgattactgcattatatccCAAAAATAGTTTTGACATCCTGATTTGTCACCggccacatgaattttgtttcccttcataaaaataaagacatttccaccataaattggtgcagaaaatgtttccagaatgcaggaaattaagagtttaaagGCCACCAAAGAGTTTCTTACTGAGGCCAGTATcgtttttcaattcattgcaatgggagcgttTTTACAACATGGTAAAAACGGCAGCTGCatgacgaggcgctgagcgtctTTTCCACGCTGGGCTCTGGGCTTTGAGTGGTTTTTTTCGGgcgccgagagttgaaaaatgttcaactttgcgtgacaaacaccacaccgagcCATCTCAGCTCCCCCTCGCtctacatgtttcagccttctcttcatgcagagcaagttGGCCTTCCCTACGCAGAAGTATACAGCAACAAGCAAAGCTATGTGTcgtaaatcacagagttgaggcagagcagcaggaaCATCGGAGAGAAAACCAGATAAGattttccatcaaatatgatccagtttcagtaaaATCAGTGAATGAAGTCGTGCTTTcggtcccagaaacactatttttcagcAGCATCATAAAAATTAAGGaagcttttcattggacagTAAATTAATCCAGGCCCCCAGTGCAGgatgattcatcaacattttaaaatcgtttaccaggaaatgacacactctAAAATGTCTTCAAGAACacctacaaaacaacattttaagtcAATGATGGACCAGATTCATATGACTTGTAGGCCCAGTGCAATCaccatataaaaacatttaggcctaaacattttgatttcacaggaatggaacattttgtaattgtatgtttctctaCAAATCCACTGAGCAGACCGGCCATCTTTGCTactcttgtctttatttgcgtTTTTGGTAttaaagtaatccaaaagtaactgaaagtaatcaggttacattacttttattttctggtacttggattacgttactgataATTGACATTTTctaacaagtaattagtaattgtaccggattacatttttaaagtaaccctcctAACCCTGGTTGTGGTGAGGGTAGGGGGCTTCAGGGGCCTGTCAACACCATTAACATgactgtagctagctagcactttcCGTCTGTACGAGACGCCTCAGAGCATCAAACAACTTTGCTTTGTTACTTTTCTGAAAGCGTCGGcgttggacgccctgagatgagaacgggcatCAAAGGCCCCTCTGCACgtgtctgctgctgttggtcGTGATGGACGGAGCAACACGACTTCCTGCAGCAGGAACGTTTCTGTAAATGTTGTAAACTGCGACGCATCCATGTGTGAAAGAGGAACATTAGAAACAAACAGTAaagagatgtttgtgttttcatgctCGCAGAGCGAAGGTGTGATTAGTGTTTGCAGCGTAACAGCAGGAAAGTCTTTGTAGAAACGGTTTCTCTGCTGTGACTGAAGCTTCATTACTGAGTCTCCCACAGATTCAACATATTACTGAACATTAGGACCTCAACAGGGTGTTTATGTGAGTTCAGATAAAAAGATGTAACATCCAGTCCTCAAACATACAAGTCATCACTCTTCAAGTCATCTGTTGGctgaattaaaagaaaacattcaaccTGAagaatttatgttttctttaaataaacagaatagTGACCGATCGTATTGATCCCGGCTGTCGAGACCAAAACTCTGCTGACTAGAACCAAATGCTAGAGAACAATTAAACAACTAAAAACAAGCTCTACAGTTTAGAACCAGACCTGACTGACTAGAACTCCGATGACGACCATCAAACTCGACTGACATGAACTACATTCACTCAAGCAAAACCTGCGGACTACAACTTTACTGACTAGAACCTAACTACTGTCAGGAACCAAACTTGACTGACTAGAACCAAATTCTACTgtaacttgagtattttcttgcaatatttagacattttttgaaaacatcCGAAAATtttctcaaaacatttcattcttTACTTGAAATATTTTGATTCTTCTTGAAAAATTCTTActtttttctcaaaatattcTAACTTTATCTGTAGAAATGTGCCTTCTATTTTCTTAAAGTATTCTAATGTTATTAGTTGAAACATCCAGACCATTTTCTTTAAGTAAGACACATCtgcccctcacacacacactgaaggaggATGTTAAAGTTTGACTgatttggtgaaactggatctgTTTGAGAAACTCATCTGAGCAGCAGgaggcaaagaaaaagaaatctgaAAACGGGTCATTTCACTAAAGCGGGAGCCGGTGGAAACATCATcaatcaccccccccccccccccccccccccccccccccccccccccccacctacGTGCGGTGATTAGTGACGTCAGCGGGGCTGTATAAGAGCCGCTCTGTCGGGACCGACCCAGAAGATCCGCCGACccgcagacagacagacagacaggtgatgaaGATGGTCTCCTCCTCGCGCCTCCGctgcctcctcctgctcctcctctcactCACAGCCTCCATCAGCTGCTCCTCCGCCGCTCAGAGGGACTCCAAACTCCGCCTGCTGCTGCACCGGACCCCGCTGCTGGGCTCCAAACAGGTCCGGacaccacacagacagacagagacattcCTTTAGAGAAACTCTTCTtctgaaagaaagacagaaagaaaggaaggaagaaagaaagaaaggaaggaagaaagaaaggaagaaggtCCTCACGACCTCTGCGTCCTCTTTACCTCTCGCTTCAGCCTAATTCGGTTTTTAaacatacaaaagaaaaactgtagaaacgtgtctttttattttataaaagcaatatgACTTTTATTAAACCACAAAAATCTCACTTAGTTAAGGAACCTGCTTTTCAGAAGCGTCCTGCTGCTGGAGAAACCGAGTCACAGTCCGACAGCAGAAAATATAAAAGCCAGATGCGATATTAAAATCAGGAGTAAGAtttctgtttaattaattaacttaaaCCCTGTGCCGTTAAAggagaaacatatttaaaaactatttttttatcTAAAGCAAAGCACTAAACATATACAAGTAGTGTTTATAAAGGAATGAATCGTGCAGGGAAGTGTCCTGcatgtgtaatgtgtttttactttctttatCTCTTTCTAATAGCTACTTTTAGAGgcgtttttatatttatatagttgGTTGCACTTTACTGATGTTGCACTGACTGCATCCAACGGACAATGAACATTCTGCATCTGTAAATAGCCCacagtttcagtttgtttttgaaAACCTGCACACTTTAAGGTTTTATGTcagattaaatgttttgatgccatacaatttattttcattttaaatgtttgattcaTTCATTACAGAACAGAAAAGTGGAAGCTGGTATTTAatcctgtaaaaaaacaaaagtcatcggtgagaaaaacaacagtgagAAACAAGATGTGATTTAACTGTTTAAACTTCTCTCTGATCTGATTTAAAGATTTCAAGTTAATGTAAAGACAGACAGTGTGAGACAGCTGAGTCACAaactaaactttatttaaaacaaaatttcagATGGTgaacatttggttttattttgtaaactttaGACACTGAATAAAATGAAGACTAATCAGTAGATGAACTGATCAGGTGAGAGACAGTAAAAACCATCTGTGATgttttataatgtcatttatTTCCTGACGTCTGCTGGACTGGTCAAACACCACAGAATCAGTTATTTAGAACAAACTGCCAATAATTAAGTCCATTGACTTTATTAATTTGGCATCAAAAACAGATTTACAAATGATTTGGATTCAAATGTACACAGTAATAAAACGCTCTCACACATTATGTGTCAATAGaagtgatttaatttaaaaagctttttttgttaataaaacgAACATGAATTTGCTGAAACAACCGTCAGTGGTGTGATGACCAAACAGTTTCTCCTCCATTGTCATTATCTGCCACAATTTATTAAAACTacggaaataaaaaaagagcgactgttttattatttaaactatcgattaatctgttgattattttgtcCAGTGATAAATTAACTGTTTTGTCTATAAGTTATCTCAAAGACTGAACTTGTGCTGTCACTGAGTCCAGTCAAATACTGTTCTTGGTTACTCTACTATTGTACTTTACTACTATCTATTTGAATCCTTTAGTTACTTTGTAGCTTCAGATCCAgaatataatccaataattTAATATAGATTATCCTGAAACGGGCcattctgcatcacaatgactacttttattttgatgctGATACTTTTCTACGtctacttaagtaaagtttTCTTGTAGTgcagtttttcacattttactgcttcTGTCTGACGTGAGGCTGGATGTGAGAGTTTTGCAGAGATCTTTGGCAACTATAACGTCACAGTTTCTCTTGTTTTCATCAGTGGCAATTAAATTCAGGTGAGTGCTGGAGCTCACTGCCTTGGAGTTCAGCGTCCTGTCGGTGTCGGCAGCTTAAAGAGTTTTAGTTTAAAGCTTCGTGCCTCTGTTTTATTATTGAGGCGTGAATCAGCTTCAGCAGTCGCTTGTGTTTCCCTGAAAGCGCCTCTAGTGGCCGCGTGAATTATAACTGAGATGCTTCATCACGACGTCATTTTCAGGTTTGCATTAAAAACTGACCAGAAAAGCTCGTACCGCTCGTTTTGGAAGGAAATGAGACCCAAGAAAGCAAAGAAAGCAAAGTGTTCAACGTTAAACTCGCTTGTATTCCgctttgtatttaatttttgttgGAATCTTTCATTTTAATGTCGTGCTTCTTTCATTGTTTTAATATGTTGTCGTTTCTCTCAGGACATGTCTCGGTCCTCGCTGGCGGAGCTGCTCCTGTCGGACCTCCTGCAGGTGGAGAACGAGGCTCTGGGGGAGGAGAACTTCCCTCTGGCTGAAGGAGAACCTGAAGACATCCATGTTGATCTGGAACGAGCCGCCGCCGCCGGCAGCGGGCCGCTGTTCGCCCCCCGAGAGAGAAAAGCCGGCTGCAAGAACTTCTTCTGGAAGACCTTCACTTCCTGCTGAGATCCTCgtcatcttcatcctcctccgTCTTCATCACACACTGTACAGAAAGTGAACGGATCTGACCATCAGCGATTAGTTTGGATGGATTGTTTAGATTTTTCTGAGCTGATTCTTTCTGAATGTAAACTTGATGAAACTATTTTTAATTGTTGGTTTGAATAAAATCTGTTTGAGACAAACGCTCTGTCCTgtctgctggaggaggaggaggaggaagaagagctGCAGCTTTTTATTGGAGCTGCACATTAACAGCTGAGAGCCAACAGTAAAACAGAGTTAATGAAGCTCAATAAACACAGAGGAGACgccaaatttatttatttcgtTTTTAATCAGTTGTTTCTTCCCGATCGTCACACTGATAAAAGATCAGATAATAAAAGCAGacttattgatccctgagggtgAACATTCACAGGTTAATGTTACAGCTGCACAGATCCTCAGACCAGAACAAGAGGAAACTAAGATTAAAGTCATGACATTTAAAAGCCGAATATATTtgcatttagttatttatttttattatcaggaAAAACAGATGACCAGCAGGaagttcctgctgctgctctttgaGGACAGAAAAAAAGCCCAGATTAATCCAGCATAAAGAAAAATGACTAATAGTCATTACCCAAAAACATTCGTAATGCAGAAAGGCTGAGTGACAAAAGTGCTTTTGGCCGGAAACAgcaagaaattaaaatttcaaaagtaaatgtATACTGAGATGATTAAACAGAATTTGAAAGGCTGAGATCAGAGATtggttattaaaacattcaaTTTGTTTATGAAGCACATTTAAAGACatgcaattaaaaacaaaaaagcagacATGAAGCCAACAGGGCAGATTAGCACGAGTGTCCCTAAAGTGACTCGAACACCagagaataaaaatacattttaagacgACACTTCAAAGTCTCTGCAGTTGGAAACAGCATAATGGAGCCAATCAGTGCAAAGCGTTATAAACATGGTTCAGTGACTGCAGTTTTTATCCAGATGAAGGAAATACCTGTATAAATGTGTACAAAGAAGAGAGTATTTCTGATGTGTAAACTGGGATTTTATTCTAAACATGAGAGTATCTGGACAGAAAAGGGATCTTTGACCatgattactattattattattattattaaaagcaGGTGAAGGTCAAagtgaaagaggaagaaggTTATAGTGCAGATTAACACCTTGCTGTGTGGTTATGTAACGGTTCAGACTGATGAGTCCAAGGAGAACGTTTCAGCTCGGCTGGACCGTAGAGACTGTCGCTCACGGACCGTGGAGGATGTTTctgaaagacacacaacaaaaaccTAAACCACTAAATAGGTCGATTATCAAGTGTCCCAAAACAGCACGTACAAACGTTGGCAAGTCCAGAGAGAGACGCACCAGAAATACTTTGTAGctgtcttgttttacttcctgtgtacCTGCCTCATTCCCCTGATCGTCTTCACCTGTGCCTGattaccccccccccctacaTGTGGTGGTCTGTCTGTTGTTCGGTTCATCGGTGGCTGTTTCCTGGATTTTGTGTTACTGCTGGACTGCCTGATCATTCACCAGTAAGTTTTCACctgtttgttaataaatatcGAACACTAGTTTTCCGTATCAGCTCCTGAGCAGAACCTGAGACGTCACACACAAAGTGCATATTAGAAACTATATCAGCCCGTCCTCTCCACAGCAACagcatgttttaattaaataaggtTTTCTATATGACTTCTATGACGTCACTTGACTTATTTTAGCCCAAACCACCATCTTCTCCTAAAcataaccaagtggttttgttgcctaaatatAACAAAGCTACCACAGTTTCACGACGTTTTCCACTTGTTAAACGTCACGCGACTTATGTAACTGAAGGTTCAGTACGCCTGTCGCTGAACTGGTACTGGCCAACGCTCATTTAGGACATAGGTACGGTGGCCCTGAAGTGCAAACCATAACAGCAATTtgcacacaacacaacagcaaatcGCCAC
Proteins encoded:
- the sst1.1 gene encoding somatostatin 1, tandem duplicate 1; this translates as MKMVSSSRLRCLLLLLLSLTASISCSSAAQRDSKLRLLLHRTPLLGSKQDMSRSSLAELLLSDLLQVENEALGEENFPLAEGEPEDIHVDLERAAAAGSGPLFAPRERKAGCKNFFWKTFTSC